The Campylobacter concisus nucleotide sequence TAGCTTAGGTAATAGAAATGTTTATGGTACTACAGGAAACGATTATAGAGCTGTTCAATATACATATTCTACTACTGGCACTGATATAGCCTACAAAAGTGTTGCAGGTAAGGAAGACAAACCAATATTTGCAACATCTAAACCTGCAAACGAAACTCGACCATACAATATGGCAGTAGTGTTCATTATAAAAGTCAAAAACGTAAATACTCCAACAGGTGGGCAAATCGATAAAACAATACTTGCCACCGAAACAAAAGCAGGCATCACAAAGCTCAAAAACACCATAACTGCCAAGCAAGAGGACGCAGCGGTAACCGAAAAAGCAGTTGCTGAAGCGATAGAGGCAAATAAAGGGCTAGGCATAGAGCAAGAATATAAAAACGTTACATCGCAAAGAAACATGAATGAAAACTATGAAAACACTACAGATAAACCAATATACATTTATTTGCTAATAAACAATGCCTATAAAGTGAATTTTGATGTGCTCATAAATAACAAAAAGATAATAACTCACGATGAGCCAGATAGATGCATTATAAATTTCATAGTCCCACCTAAAGCAACATATAAAATCATTCCAAACTCAACTCAATATGCAATCGTGTATTGGGATGAACTAAGATAAGGAGCAAAGATGAAACGATATAAAAATAAAAATAATGAAATTTATGCTTATGAAGATGACATAAGAGAAGAACTGCTGAATCAAAGAATAAAAGAGCTAGGACTAATACCAATAAGCGACGATGAAGCAAACAAGCTTTTAGAGCCAAAGGTAGATGAAAAAGCTAGGGCTTTAGCACAGCTTGAAGCGGATATAAACGAATGTGAGGATGATATAAAGCATGCTCTTATTATAGGCAATACTGCCGTGTTAGAGAGTTTAAGAAATGAGTATAAGGAATTAATAATTCAAAGGGAGGGGCTGAAATGAGAGTAAGGGTAAAAAGATGTGAAGTGTGTGCGAGCAAGCTTAAAGATGGTAACTGCACTTGGAGCGAGTGTCCTAAGTGCCCTAAGTATAAAGCAGAGGTAAAAGATGAAGCTAAACCAAAAGCAAAAACTACAAATTCTTAAAAATGTAGCTATTGAGTTACCTATCGAGATACTACACTTTATAGTAGTACCTATCGCTCTGCTAGCTTGCGATGAGAAAAGCGAGAATTTGCCTAAATGGGCGGCGTGGTTTGATGAGAACGACTATGGGATAAATGGCGACGACGGCTGGAAAAACGAGCACTTCCCAAACGGCAAAAATAAAACTTATTGGGCTAGGCTTTGTTGGCTATATCGTAACAGAATAGGAAACTTTAGTGCGAAGTATCTAGGTGTCAAAGTTGAAGATATAGATGCAAGCAGTGTTAAAAGTGTCGGTAATACTCTAGCTACAGAAAACAAAGGCAGAGAAAGCACTCAATGCCTAGTGACTTGCAGGCTTAAAGATGGATGTGAGCGCTTTGGTTATTACCGTGAGATTAGATACGGTAAATCTAAGTTTTATTGTAGGATATATCTAGGATGGAAGCTTATGGATATTTGTGGGATGGATGAAGATAACAAAAACACATATCTTGAAGCAGATGATAAGAAAGTGCTTAAAAGTGTTTGGTGCGTAAATCCGTTTAAAATGGTTAAATAGCGAAGCCATCCATAAAGAATTTGGTGGCCATAGTTACCGTCTATTGACGGCTGTATTTTTTATAAATTTTATTAAATAAAGGAGACATAATGCAAAAGTACATAGGAATGAAAGAGATTAAAGCTATGCCAATGAGTCGTGGAGAATACAATAAGCTACGTGGCTGGGAAGTACCTACGGATGAAAATCCAAATGATGAGGGCTATCTTGTAGAGTACGCTGATAGTAAGAAAAATCATCCAAATTTTGATGGGTATATCTCATGGTCACCTAAAAATCTTTTTGAAGCT carries:
- a CDS encoding DUF7338 family protein yields the protein MKLNQKQKLQILKNVAIELPIEILHFIVVPIALLACDEKSENLPKWAAWFDENDYGINGDDGWKNEHFPNGKNKTYWARLCWLYRNRIGNFSAKYLGVKVEDIDASSVKSVGNTLATENKGRESTQCLVTCRLKDGCERFGYYREIRYGKSKFYCRIYLGWKLMDICGMDEDNKNTYLEADDKKVLKSVWCVNPFKMVK